One region of Musa acuminata AAA Group cultivar baxijiao unplaced genomic scaffold, Cavendish_Baxijiao_AAA HiC_scaffold_940, whole genome shotgun sequence genomic DNA includes:
- the LOC135665110 gene encoding ribulose bisphosphate carboxylase large chain — MSCREGLMSPQTETKASVGFKAGVKDYKLNYYTPDYEVKDTDILAAFRVTPQPGVPPEEAGAAVAAESSTGTWTTVWTDGLTSLDRYKGRCYHIEAVVGEENQYIAYVAYPLDLFEEGSVTNMFTSIVGNVFGFKALRALRLEDLRIPTSYSKTFQGPPHGIQVERDKLNKYGRPLLGCTIKPKLGLSAKNYGRAVYECLRGGLDFTKDDENVNSQPFMRWRDRFLFCTEALFKAQAETGEIKGHYLNATAGTCEEMMKRAICARELGVPIVMHDYLTGGFTANTSLAHYCRDNGLLLHIHRAMHAVIDRQKNHGMHFRVLAKALRMSGGDHIHAGTVVGKLEGEREMTLGFVDLLRDDYIEKDRSRGIFFTQDWVSMPGVLPVASGGIHVWHMPALTEIFGDDSVLQFGGGTLGHPWGNAPGAVANRVALEACVQARNEGRDLAREGNEIIREASKWSPELAAACEVWKEIKFEFEPVDKLDKEKK, encoded by the coding sequence ATGAGTTGTAGGGAGGGACTTATGTCACCACAAACAGAGACTAAAGCAAGTGTTGGATTTAAAGCTGGTGTTAAAGATTACAAATTGAATTATTATACTCCTGACTACGAAGTCAAAGATACTGATATCTTGGCAGCATTCCGAGTAACTCCTCAACCTGGAGTTCCGCCCGAAGAAGCAGGGGCTGCGGTAGCTGCCGAATCTTCTACTGGTACATGGACAACTGTGTGGACTGATGGACTTACCAGTCTTGATCGTTACAAAGGGCGATGCTACCACATCGAGGCCGTTGTTGGGGAGGAAAATCAATATATTGCTTATGTAGCTTATCCTTTAGACCTTTTTGAAGAAGGTTCTGTTACTAACATGTTTACTTCCATTGTGGGTAATGTATTTGGTTTCAAAGCCTTACGAGCTCTACGTCTGGAGGATCTGCGAATTCCCACTTCTTATTCCAAAACTTTCCAAGGCCCGCCTCACGGCATTCAGGTTGAAAGAGATAAGTTGAACAAGTATGGTCGTCCCCTATTGGGATGCACTATTAAACCAAAATTGGGATTATCTGCAAAAAACTACGGTAGAGCGGTTTATGAATGTCTACGTGGTGGACTTGATTTTACCAAAGATGATGAAAACGTAAACTCACAACCATTTATGCGTTGGAGAGATCGTTTCTTATTTTGCACCGAAGCACTTTTTAAAGCGCAGGCCGAAACAGGTGAAATCAAAGGACATTACTTGAATGCTACTGCGGGTACatgtgaagaaatgatgaaaagggCCATATGTGCCAGAGAATTAGGAGTTCCTATCGTAATGCATGACTACTTAACTGGTGGATTCACTGCAAATACTAGCTTGGCTCATTATTGCCGTGACAACGGCCTACTTCTTCACATCCATCGCGCAATGCATGCAGTTATTGATAGACAGAAAAATCATGGTATGCATTTCCGTGTACTAGCTAAAGCATTACGTATGTCTGGTGGAGATCATATTCACGCCGGTACAGTAGTAGGTAAACTGGAAGGGGAACGTGAGATGACTTTAGGTTTCGTTGATTTATTACGTGATGATTATATCGAAAAAGACCGAAGTCGCGGTATTTTCTTCACTCAAGATTGGGTCTCTATGCCAGGTGTTCTGCCCGTGGCTTCAGGGGGTATTCATGTTTGGCATATGCCTGCTCTGACCGAAATCTTTGGGGATGATTCCGTACTACAGTTTGGCGGAGGAACTTTAGGACACCCTTGGGGAAATGCACCTGGTGCAGTAGCTAATAGGGTGGCTTTAGAGGCGTGTGTACAAGCTCGTAATGAGGGACGTGATCTTGCTCGTGAAGGTAATGAAATTATCCGTGAAGCTAGCAAATGGAGCCCTGAACTAGCCGCTGCTTGTGAAGTATGGAAAGAGATCAAATTCGAATTCGAACCAGTAGATAAGCTagataaagagaaaaagtaa
- the LOC135665108 gene encoding acetyl-coenzyme A carboxylase carboxyl transferase subunit beta, chloroplastic-like, whose translation MGKWWFRSMLSNEKLEHRCGLSKSRCGLSKSMDSLDGIGHTSRSEQPILNDTKNDTKKKIPSWNHSGNYSFTNVDSLFEIKDIWSLISDDTFLVRDSNGDSYSVYFDIENQIFEVDNDSSFLSELEKKLSSYLSRGSKKKNHYYYHYMYDTQSGWNNHINSCIDSYLRFEVSINSSISGSTNNYSDSYFYNFICTENRNSSESGRSSKRTRKNFNDFHEEVESDFHEEVEFHEEVESDFHEEVESDFHEEVEFHEEVESNDFNEEVESDFNEEVESDFNEEVESDFNEEVESDFNEEVESDFNEEVEFHEEVEFHEEVESDFHEEVESNDFNINQKYKHLWVQCENCYGLNYKKFFKSKMNICEQCGYHLKMSSSDRIELSIDPGTWDPLDKDMISIDPIDFRSKEEPYGDRIDSYQRRTGLADAIQTGIGQINGIPVAIGVMDFQFMGGSMGSVVGEKITRLIEYATNRSLPVIIVCASGGARMQEGSLSLMQMAKISSASSNYQSDKKLFYVSILTSPTTGGVTASFGMLGDIIIAEPNAYIAFAGKRVIEQTLKKVIPEGSQVSEYLFHKGLFDPIVPRNLLKGVLGELFQLHGFFPLNPSSKM comes from the coding sequence ATGGGAAAATGGTGGTTCCGTTCGATGTTGTCTAACGAGAAGTTAGAACATAGGTGTGGGCTAAGTAAATCTAGGTGTGGGCTAAGTAAATCAATGGATAGTCTTGATGGTATTGGACATACCAGTAGAAGTGAACAACCTATTCTAAACGATACGAAGAACGATACGAAGAAAAAGATTCCTAGTTGGAATCATAGTGGTAATTATAGTTTCACTAATGTTGATTCTTtatttgaaatcaaggatatttGGAGTTTGATCTCTGATGACACTTTTTTAGTTAGGGATAGTAATGGTGACAGTTACTCTgtatattttgatattgaaaATCAGATTTTTGAGGTTGACAATGATAGTTCTTTTCTGAGTGAACTAGAAAAAAAACTTTCTAGTTATTTGAGTAGGGGGTCTAAGAAAAAGAATCACTACTATTATCATTACATGTATGATACTCAATCTGGTTGGAATAATCACATTAATAGTTGCATTGATAGTTATCTTCGTTTTGAAGTCAGTATTAATAGTTCTATTTCGGGTAGTACCAACAATTACAGTGACAGTTACTTTTATAACTTCATTTGTACTGAAAATAGAAATAGTAGTGAGAGCGGTAGGTCTAGTAAAAGAACTAGAAAAAATTTCAATGATTTCCATGAAGAGgtggaatccgatttccatgaagaagtagaattccacgaagaagtagaatccgacttccatgaagaagtagaatccgatttccatgaagaagtagaattccacgaagaagtagaatccaatgatttcaatgaagaagtagaatctgatttcaatgaagaagtggaatccgatttcaatgaagaagtggaatccgatttcaatgaagaagtggaatccgatttcaatgaagaagtggaatccgatttcaatgaagaagtagaattccatgaagaagtagaattccatgaagaagtagaatccgacttccatgaagaagtagaatccaatgatttcaatataaatcaaaaataCAAACATTTATGGGTTCAATGCGAAAATTGTTatggattaaattataaaaaattttttaagtcaaaaatgaatatttgtgaacagtgtggatatcatttgaaaatgagtAGTTCAGATAGAATTGAACTTTCGATTGATCCCGGAACTTGGGATCCTCTGGATAAAGATATGATATCTATAGACCCCATTGATTTTCGTTCAAAAGAGGAACCTTATGGAGATCGTATCGATTCTTATCAAAGAAGGACAGGTTTAGCTGATGCTATTCAAACAGGCATAGGTCAAATAAATGGTATTCCCGTAGCAATTGGCGTTATGGATTTTCAGTTTATGGGAGGTAGTATGGGATCCGTAGTAGGCGAGAAAATTACTCGTTTGATCGAGTATGCTACTAATCGATCTCTACCTGTCATTATTGTGTGTGCTTCTGGAGGAGCACGCATGCAAGAAGGAAGTTTGAGCTTGATGCAAATGGCTAAAATATCTTCTGCTTCATCTAATTATCAATCAGATAAAAAGTTATTCTATGTATCAATTCTTACATCTCCTACAACTGGTGGAGTAACAGCCAGTTTTGGTATGTTGGGGGATATCATTATTGCTGAACCTAACGCCTACATTGCATTTGCGGGTAAAAGAGTAATtgaacaaacattaaaaaaggtaatacCTGAAGGTTCACAAGTGTCTGAGTATTTATTCCATAAAGGTTTATTCGACCCAATAGTACCACGTAATCTTTTAAAAGGTGTTCTGGGTGAGTTATTTCAGCTCCACGGTTTCTTTCCCTTGAATCCAAGTTCAAAAATGTAA
- the LOC135665109 gene encoding ATP synthase subunit beta, chloroplastic — protein sequence MRINPTPSSPAVSTLEEQNLGRIAQIIGPVLDVVFPPGKMPNIYNALVVKGRDTIGQQINVTCEVQQLLGNNRVRAVAMSATDGLMRGMEVIDTGAPLSVPVGGATLGRIFNVLGEPVDNLGPVDTSTTSPIHRPAPAFIQLETKLSIFETGIKVVDLLAPYRRGGKIGLFGGAGVGKTVLIMELINNIAKAHGGVSVFGGVGERTREGNDLYMEMKESGVINEKNIAESKVALVYGQMNEPPGARMRVGLTALTMAEYFRDVNEQDVLLFIDNIFRFVQAGSEVSALLGRMPSAVGYQPTLSTEMGSLQERITSTKEGSITSIQAVYVPADDLTDPAPATTFAHLDATTVLSRGLAAKGIYPAVDPLDSTSTMLQPRIVGEEHYETAQRVKQTSQRYKELQDIIAILGLDELSEEDRLTVARARKIERFLSQPFFVAEVFTGSPGKYVGLAETIRGFQLILSGELDSLPEQAFYLVGNIDEATAKAMNLEEESKLKK from the coding sequence atgagaatcaaTCCTACCCCTTCTAGTCCTGCGGTTTCcacacttgaagaacaaaacctAGGGCGTATCGCTCAAATTATTGGCCCAGTACTGGATGTTGTTTTTCCTCCGGGCAAGATGCCTAATATTTATAACGCTTTGGTAGTTAAGGGTCGAGATACTATTGGTCAGCAAATTAATGTGACTTGTGAGGTACAACAATTATTAGGAAATAATCGAGTTAGAGCTGTAGCTATGAGTGCTACAGATGGACTGATGAGAGGAATGGAAGTGATTGACACGGGAGCTCCTCTAAGCGTTCCAGTCGGTGGAGCTACCCTCGGACGAATTTTCAACGTTCTTGGGGAGCCTGTTGATAATTTAGGTCCTGTAGATACTAGCACAACATCTCCTATTCATAGACCTGCACCTGCCTTTATACAGTTAGAGACGAAATTATCAATCTTTGAAACAGGAATTAAAGTAGTGGATCTTTTAGCTCCTTATCGCCGTGGAGGAAAAATCGGACTATTTGGAGGAGCTGGAGTAGGTAAAACAGTACTCATCATGGAATTGATCAACAACATTGCCAAAGCTCATGGAGGCGTATCTGTATTTGGCGGAGTAGGCGAACGTACTCGTGAAGGAAATGATCTTTACATGGAAATGAAAGAATCCGgagtaattaatgaaaaaaatattgcagAATCAAAAGTAGCTCTAGTCTACGGTCAAATGAATGAACCGCCGGGAGCTCGTATGAGAGTTGGTTTGACTGCCCTAACTATGGCGGAATATTTCCGGGATGTTAATGAACAAGACGTACTTCTATTCATCGACAATATCTTTCGTTTCGTCCAAGCAGGATCAGAAGTATCCGCCTTATTGGGGAGAATGCCTTCTGCAGTGGGTTATCAACCTACCCTTAGTACAGAAATGGGTTCTTTGCAAGAAAGAATTACTTCTACCAAAGAGGGATCTATAACTTCGATCCAAGCCGTTTATGTACCTGCGGACGATTTGACCGACCCTGCTCCTGCCACGacatttgcacatttagatgctaCTACCGTATTATCGAGAGGATTAGCTGCCAAAGGTATTTATCCAGCAGTGGATCCTTTAGATTCAACGTCAACTATGTTACAACCTCGGATCGTTGGCGAGGAACATTATGAAACTGCGCAAAGAGTTAAGCAAACTTCACAACGTTACAAAGAACTTCAGGACATTATAGCTATTCTTGGGTTGGACGAATTATCCGAAGAAGATCGTTTAACTGTAGCAAGAGCACGAAAAATCGAGCGTTTCTTATCACAACCCTTCTTCGTGGCAGAAGTATTTACTGGTTCTCCAGGAAAATATGTTGGTCTTGCAGAAACAATTAGGGGGTTTCAACTGATCCTTTCCGGAGAATTAGACAGTCTTCCCGAGCAGGCCTTTTATTTAGTAGGTAACATCGATGAAGCTACCGCGAAAGCTATGAACTTAGAAGAGGAGAGCAAATTGAAGAAATGA